One genomic segment of Vibrio fluvialis includes these proteins:
- a CDS encoding glycine C-acetyltransferase, translating to MSSAFYQQIRDQLEEVKAEGLYKAERVITSQQQAAVHIASGEEVLNFCANNYLGLANHPSLIEAAKEGMDSHGFGMASVRFICGTQDTHKTLEQKLSEFLGKEDTILYTSCFDANAGLFETLLDKEDAIISDALNHASIIDGVRLCKAMRFRYSNNNMQELEEQLIAADAAGARHKLIVTDGVFSMDGVVANLPAICDLADKYNALVMVDDSHAVGFMGENGRGTHEYHNVIDRIDIITGTLGKAMGGASGGYTSGKKEVIDWLRQRSRPYLFSNSVAPAIVSASIRVLDLLQESGDLRKHLWDNAAHFRARMTNAGFTMAGADHAIIPIMLGDAKVAAEFAERALAKGIYVIGFSFPVVPKGQARIRTQMSAAHSREQLDKAIDAFIEVGKDMGII from the coding sequence ATGTCTTCTGCTTTTTACCAACAGATTCGCGATCAGCTTGAGGAAGTGAAAGCTGAGGGTCTTTATAAAGCCGAACGAGTGATCACCTCTCAGCAGCAAGCGGCGGTGCACATCGCGTCTGGCGAAGAAGTCCTGAACTTCTGTGCCAACAACTATCTGGGGCTGGCTAACCACCCATCGCTGATTGAAGCGGCGAAAGAGGGCATGGACTCTCACGGTTTTGGTATGGCGTCAGTGCGTTTCATCTGTGGTACACAAGACACGCACAAAACACTGGAGCAGAAGCTGTCTGAATTCCTGGGTAAAGAAGACACCATTCTTTACACCTCATGTTTCGATGCCAATGCTGGCCTGTTCGAAACTCTGTTGGACAAAGAAGACGCTATCATTTCTGACGCGCTGAACCATGCGTCGATCATCGACGGTGTTCGCCTGTGTAAAGCGATGCGTTTCCGTTACAGCAACAACAACATGCAAGAGCTGGAAGAACAGCTGATTGCCGCTGATGCCGCAGGTGCTCGTCACAAGTTGATCGTCACTGACGGCGTGTTCTCAATGGATGGCGTGGTTGCAAACCTACCGGCTATCTGTGACCTGGCAGACAAATACAACGCGCTGGTGATGGTTGATGACTCTCACGCGGTTGGCTTTATGGGCGAAAACGGTCGTGGTACGCACGAATACCACAACGTGATTGACCGCATCGACATCATTACCGGTACGCTGGGCAAAGCCATGGGCGGCGCTTCAGGCGGTTACACTTCTGGTAAGAAAGAAGTGATCGACTGGCTGCGTCAGCGTTCTCGTCCATACCTGTTCTCGAACTCAGTGGCTCCGGCGATTGTGTCTGCATCGATTCGCGTTCTGGATTTGCTGCAAGAAAGCGGCGACCTGCGTAAACACTTATGGGACAACGCGGCGCACTTCCGCGCGCGCATGACGAATGCGGGCTTTACGATGGCGGGTGCTGACCACGCCATCATCCCAATCATGCTGGGTGATGCGAAAGTCGCAGCGGAATTTGCTGAGCGCGCACTGGCGAAAGGCATCTACGTGATTGGCTTCTCGTTCCCAGTGGTACCAAAAGGTCAGGCTCGTATCCGTACTCAAATGTCTGCAGCACACTCGCGCGAGCAACTGGATAAAGCAATTGATGCCTTTATCGAAGTCGGTAAAGACATGGGCATCATCTAA
- the exaC gene encoding acetaldehyde dehydrogenase ExaC — protein MIYAQPGTNNAIFNFKSHYDNYIGGQWVKPVNGEYFDNISPVNGQVYCQVARSGAEDINLALDAAHEVRAQWGKTSVAERANILLKIADRVEANLEKLAFVETWENGKPIRETLAADLPLVVDHFRYFAGCIRAQEGSAAEIDANTAAYHFPEPIGVVGQIIPWNFPMLMAAWKLAPAIAAGCCVVLKPAEQTPTSILVLMETIGDLLPSGVVNVVNGYGAEAGQALATSNRIAKLAFTGSTDVGHHILKCAAESLIPSTVELGGKSPNIYFADVFDHEDAYLEKCLEGTLLAFFNQGEVCTCPSRVLIHESIYDKFIAKLVERAKTIKQGNPLDSDTQVGAQASQEQFDKILSYLEIGRQEGAQVLCGGEVAQQQGEISQGYYIQPTMLAGHNKMRVFQEEIFGPVIAITTFKDEAEALAIANDTEYGLGAGVWTRDTNLAYRMGRNIEAGRVWINCYHAYPAHAAFGGYKKSGIGRETHKMMLDHYQNTKNLLVSYDVNPLGFF, from the coding sequence ATGATTTATGCGCAACCAGGAACCAACAACGCGATTTTCAATTTCAAAAGCCATTACGATAACTACATTGGTGGCCAGTGGGTGAAACCAGTAAACGGAGAATATTTTGACAACATTTCGCCGGTGAATGGCCAGGTGTACTGTCAGGTAGCACGTTCGGGCGCTGAAGATATCAATCTGGCGTTGGATGCAGCACATGAAGTACGGGCACAGTGGGGCAAAACCAGCGTGGCGGAGCGCGCCAATATTCTGCTGAAAATAGCCGACCGCGTGGAAGCGAATCTCGAGAAATTGGCTTTTGTTGAAACGTGGGAAAATGGCAAACCAATTCGTGAGACGCTCGCGGCAGACTTGCCCTTAGTGGTCGATCACTTTCGTTATTTTGCAGGCTGTATTCGCGCTCAGGAAGGCAGCGCGGCAGAAATTGATGCCAACACTGCCGCTTATCATTTCCCGGAACCGATTGGTGTGGTCGGACAGATCATTCCATGGAACTTCCCGATGCTGATGGCCGCGTGGAAACTCGCGCCTGCGATTGCAGCTGGTTGTTGTGTGGTGCTCAAACCAGCAGAACAAACGCCGACGTCAATTCTGGTGCTGATGGAAACCATTGGTGACCTGCTGCCATCGGGCGTGGTGAACGTGGTCAACGGTTATGGCGCGGAAGCTGGGCAGGCGCTGGCGACCAGTAATCGCATCGCCAAACTGGCGTTCACGGGTTCAACCGATGTCGGACACCACATTCTGAAATGCGCCGCTGAGAGCTTAATTCCATCCACTGTGGAGCTGGGCGGTAAATCACCGAATATCTACTTCGCCGATGTGTTCGATCACGAAGATGCGTATCTGGAAAAATGTCTGGAAGGGACGTTGCTGGCCTTCTTCAATCAGGGCGAAGTGTGTACTTGTCCGTCGCGCGTGCTGATCCACGAATCGATTTACGACAAGTTCATCGCTAAGCTGGTGGAGCGTGCGAAAACCATCAAACAAGGGAACCCGTTAGACAGCGATACCCAAGTGGGCGCGCAGGCATCACAAGAGCAGTTTGATAAGATCCTGAGCTACCTCGAAATTGGCCGTCAGGAAGGGGCGCAAGTCTTGTGTGGCGGTGAAGTTGCGCAGCAACAAGGCGAAATCAGCCAGGGTTACTACATTCAGCCAACTATGCTGGCCGGTCACAACAAAATGCGCGTGTTCCAGGAAGAAATCTTTGGTCCGGTGATTGCGATCACCACCTTTAAAGATGAAGCGGAAGCGCTGGCCATTGCCAACGATACTGAATATGGTTTGGGCGCCGGGGTGTGGACACGCGATACCAACCTCGCGTATCGCATGGGACGCAACATCGAAGCAGGCCGCGTATGGATCAACTGTTACCACGCGTATCCGGCGCATGCGGCGTTCGGTGGCTACAAGAAGTCCGGTATCGGTCGTGAAACCCATAAAATGATGCTGGATCATTACCAGAACACCAAAAACCTGTTGGTGAGCTACGATGTGAATCCACTCGGCTTCTTCTAA
- a CDS encoding sigma-54-dependent Fis family transcriptional regulator: MQIQSVNQDWLTTSWHRSQEAGLTQRTRPEHIRLPNYELKERKWRATSLLSAVEKYALPLFNQMCGHSDSRLILTDSEGVILATWGQQHFSERLTEIALESGACWQEKLKGTNAIGTAIVEARPVTIIGNQHYIRQHHFISCSACPLFNHQGELLGILDITSEQQQHDLSTQVLVQNMVQLVENHLLCDIPQGSTRIDLAYDRSLLNSGWQGIVIADEGGKVLAHNHIAAQLLAQNSVVGHSIEELFDTRVAGFVFEKHELKAKPRTTRAYSASCDLHFGDTHVEQAWQQANKLIDKDITLLILGETGVGKGEFVKALHKRSSRHSKALVSVNCGALPKDLIESELFGYVAGAFTGANSKGYQGKIRQADQGILFLDEIADMPLEAQSRLLHVLQDKLVVPVGSNQSYNVDIQIIAATHKDLEQAVAEGRFRQDLYYRLNGLVLQLPALRERQDKAALIEHIHHKYRIGAQALCPHLMTLLCSYHWPGNIRELDNLMKVASLLSSDEPELRLEHVPGHITKSLTSTALPPANSAAMDLKSTVEDTLLQAYQANQGNISRTSKMLGISRNTLYRKLKSLGILK, translated from the coding sequence ATGCAAATTCAATCAGTTAATCAAGATTGGCTCACCACTTCCTGGCATCGCAGCCAAGAGGCCGGGCTGACACAGCGAACTCGGCCGGAACATATTCGTCTGCCGAACTATGAGCTGAAAGAACGTAAATGGCGCGCCACATCGCTGCTTTCTGCTGTCGAAAAATACGCGCTGCCGCTGTTCAATCAAATGTGTGGTCACAGTGACAGTCGTTTGATTCTGACCGATAGCGAAGGCGTGATCCTCGCCACCTGGGGTCAGCAACATTTTAGCGAGAGACTGACGGAAATCGCGCTGGAATCCGGTGCCTGCTGGCAGGAAAAGCTCAAAGGCACGAACGCAATTGGTACTGCGATTGTCGAAGCGCGACCCGTGACCATCATCGGCAATCAGCACTATATTCGTCAGCACCATTTCATCAGTTGTTCCGCTTGTCCGCTGTTTAATCATCAAGGCGAACTACTCGGTATTCTCGATATCACCAGTGAGCAACAGCAGCACGATCTCTCTACTCAGGTACTGGTGCAAAACATGGTGCAGTTGGTGGAAAACCATCTGCTGTGTGATATTCCGCAAGGCTCGACTCGTATTGATCTCGCCTACGACCGTTCGCTGCTCAACAGTGGCTGGCAAGGCATCGTGATTGCCGATGAAGGCGGAAAAGTGCTGGCACACAACCACATTGCCGCGCAGCTATTAGCGCAAAATTCGGTGGTGGGCCACTCGATTGAAGAGCTGTTTGATACCCGCGTGGCGGGTTTTGTGTTTGAAAAGCATGAACTCAAAGCCAAACCGCGCACAACACGGGCCTACTCCGCTTCCTGTGACCTGCATTTTGGTGATACCCATGTTGAGCAGGCGTGGCAACAAGCCAATAAACTGATCGACAAAGACATTACTCTGTTGATCCTCGGTGAGACCGGGGTCGGCAAAGGAGAATTTGTTAAAGCGCTGCACAAACGCAGTTCGCGCCACAGCAAGGCGCTGGTCAGCGTCAACTGCGGCGCGCTACCCAAAGACTTAATTGAATCGGAACTGTTTGGTTATGTCGCGGGCGCCTTTACCGGCGCCAACAGCAAAGGCTATCAGGGTAAGATTCGCCAAGCCGATCAGGGCATTCTGTTTCTGGATGAAATTGCCGACATGCCGTTGGAGGCGCAATCGCGTCTGCTGCATGTGTTGCAAGACAAGCTGGTCGTCCCGGTTGGATCCAACCAGAGCTATAACGTCGACATTCAGATCATCGCCGCCACCCACAAAGATCTCGAACAGGCGGTGGCTGAGGGTCGTTTTCGTCAGGATTTGTATTACCGACTCAACGGATTGGTGTTGCAACTGCCCGCTCTGCGTGAACGTCAAGATAAAGCGGCACTGATTGAGCATATCCACCACAAATATCGCATTGGCGCACAAGCACTCTGCCCTCACCTGATGACACTGCTGTGCAGCTACCATTGGCCGGGTAACATTCGTGAATTGGATAATTTAATGAAGGTTGCGTCATTACTGTCCAGTGACGAGCCGGAATTGCGTCTGGAACACGTGCCCGGGCATATCACCAAATCCCTCACCAGTACCGCGCTTCCCCCCGCAAATAGCGCAGCGATGGATCTCAAATCAACGGTTGAAGATACTCTGCTGCAAGCGTATCAAGCCAACCAAGGCAACATCAGTCGGACATCCAAGATGCTGGGAATCAGCCGCAATACCCTGTATCGCAAGCTTAAATCGCTCGGCATTTTGAAATAA
- a CDS encoding LysR family transcriptional regulator: MLNTKLIGLLPDLATFILVVNEGSFTAAAHKLGVTPSALSKLITRLELALSVKLFERTTRKLIITQAGQKVYDQCLVMVNAAQQAVELSGSDHTEPSGALTVAAPEAFLNSVLQPFVVPFLKKYPQIQLKLRAADGEIDLFKHNIDVAFKLTDKPDENLVLRELCKTNLVLCASPDYLEERGVPTHPTQLTEHDCLYLAETDKDHLWDFLKDDEFHTVSVSGRYAVNHSQMRLNGVKNGLGIGIFHDFVVQDALAEGKVVQLLKDWTIKSNYHGAIAMQYAQTKYMPARLRVFIDYVMKHLSPKLNEKG; the protein is encoded by the coding sequence ATGTTAAATACCAAACTCATTGGCCTACTTCCCGACTTAGCGACATTTATTTTGGTGGTAAATGAAGGCAGCTTTACAGCCGCTGCCCACAAACTTGGGGTTACCCCCTCTGCACTGAGTAAATTGATCACTCGCCTGGAACTGGCCCTTTCCGTCAAACTTTTCGAACGTACCACCCGTAAACTGATCATCACTCAGGCGGGGCAAAAGGTTTACGATCAGTGCCTGGTGATGGTGAATGCTGCTCAGCAGGCGGTTGAGCTTTCCGGCTCCGATCACACAGAGCCGTCCGGTGCGCTCACAGTCGCTGCGCCAGAGGCGTTTCTGAACTCGGTGTTGCAGCCCTTTGTAGTGCCATTTCTCAAAAAATACCCGCAAATCCAGCTCAAGCTGCGCGCCGCCGATGGTGAAATTGATCTGTTCAAACACAATATCGATGTGGCATTTAAGCTAACGGACAAACCGGATGAAAATCTGGTGCTGCGCGAACTGTGTAAAACCAATCTGGTATTGTGCGCCAGCCCGGACTACCTTGAGGAACGAGGTGTTCCGACTCATCCCACGCAGCTGACTGAGCACGATTGCCTGTATCTGGCCGAAACCGACAAAGATCACCTGTGGGACTTTTTGAAAGACGATGAATTTCACACTGTTTCGGTGAGCGGACGTTACGCCGTCAACCATTCGCAAATGCGCTTGAATGGAGTGAAAAATGGTTTGGGTATCGGTATCTTTCATGACTTCGTGGTACAAGATGCGCTGGCAGAAGGCAAAGTGGTTCAACTGCTCAAAGACTGGACCATTAAAAGCAACTATCATGGCGCGATTGCCATGCAGTACGCGCAGACCAAATACATGCCCGCTCGCCTGCGTGTGTTCATCGACTACGTCATGAAGCACCTCAGCCCGAAACTGAACGAGAAAGGATAA
- the gloA2 gene encoding SMU1112c/YaeR family gloxylase I-like metalloprotein, with translation MLKRIHHTAVICSDYARSKAFYTEVLGLKIVAENYRAARDSYKLDLALPDGSQIELFSFPDAPARPSYPEAQGLRHLAFAVDDVAKVKQQLEHQGISVEPVRIDEYTGRAYTFFQDPDGLPLELYQA, from the coding sequence ATGCTGAAAAGGATTCACCACACCGCCGTTATCTGTTCCGACTATGCTCGCTCAAAAGCTTTCTATACGGAAGTTCTGGGGCTGAAGATTGTTGCAGAGAATTACCGCGCGGCACGTGATTCCTACAAGCTGGATCTGGCGCTGCCCGATGGTTCTCAAATTGAACTGTTCTCCTTTCCCGATGCACCGGCTCGCCCGAGTTACCCGGAAGCACAAGGCCTGCGCCATCTGGCGTTTGCGGTAGATGATGTTGCAAAGGTAAAGCAGCAGTTGGAACATCAAGGGATCTCGGTTGAGCCAGTGCGCATCGATGAGTACACCGGACGCGCGTACACCTTCTTTCAGGACCCGGATGGCCTGCCGCTCGAACTGTATCAGGCATAA